A genomic window from Fusarium verticillioides 7600 chromosome 5, whole genome shotgun sequence includes:
- a CDS encoding pheromone alpha factor receptor: MSTFDPFTQNVTFLAADGNTTISIPVMLVDEMRRMMVNTVINYATQLGACLVMLVVLLVMVPISKFKRPFNALQIVSLVICSVRMVLLCIWNISKFADFYPFWSHDFSHIPTSGYAPAIAANIISLLLVISIESMLMSQAWTMVKLWPNLWKYIITGLSLVISLMTICVRIAFTAVQIQANLDTIPPWHMLWLIKWTVIMNVSSISWWCAIFNIKLIWHLISNRGILPSYKTLTPMEVLVMTNGLLMIIPVIFASLEWAHFVDFEAASLTLTSVAVILPLGTLAAQRIAASNANSANSSGASSGIRYGVSGPSSFTGFKAPSFSTNRSGATDRPHVSVYARCEAGTSSRDHINSEDVELGKMDGDHVRVDKAFLQREERI; this comes from the exons ATGTCGACCTTTGATCCGTTTACGCAGAACGTCACGTTCTTAGCAGCAGATggaaacaccaccatcagcatACCCGTGATGCTCGTCGACGAGATGCGTCGCATGATGGTCAACACCGTCATCAACTATGCCACTCAGCTCGGCGCCTGTCTCGTCATGctcgtcgtcctcctcgtcatggtgcccatctccaagttcaagcgcCCCTTCAACGCTCTCCAGATCGTTAGTCTCGTCATCTGCTCCGTCAGAATGGTCCTGCTTTGTATCTGgaacatctccaagttcGCCGACTTTTATCCCTTCTGGTCTCATGACTTTAGCCATATTCCTACCAGTGGGTATGCGCCTGCCATCGCTGCCAATATCATCTCACTCCTGCTCGTCATCTCGATTGAGTCGATGCTTATGAGCCAGGCTTGGACGATGGTCAAGCTGTGGCCGAATCTGTGGAAGTATATCATCACTGGTCTTTCACTCGTCATTTCTCTCATGACGATTTGTGTGAGGATTGCTTTTACGGCTGTTCAGATCCAGGCGAATCTCGATACTATTCCGCCGTGGCACATGCTCTGGCTCATCAAGTGGACGGTCATCATGAACGTGTCTTCAATCTCGTGGTGGtgcgccatcttcaacatcaagctcatctggcatctcatctccaaccgTGGTATCCTACCGTCATACAAGACACTCACCCCCATGGAAGTCCTCGTCATGACCAACGGTCTCCTGATGATCATCCCAG TCATCTTCGCCTCTCTTGAATGGGCTCACTTCGTCGATTTCGAAGCAGCATCCCTAACCCTAACCTCCGTCGCCGTCATCCTCCCCCTCGGCACCCTCGCAGCCCAACGCATCGCCGCCAGCAACGCCAACAGCGCCAACTCCTCCGGCGCCTCCAGCGGCATCCGCTACGGCGTCAGCGGCCCCAGCTCCTTCACCGGCTTCAAGGCGcccagcttcagcaccaaCCGCAGCGGCGCCACCGACAGACCTCACGTCTCTGTGTACGCCCGCTGTGAGGCAGGGACTTCGTCTCGCGACCACATCAACTCTGAGGACGTCGAGCTCGGCAAGATGGACGGTGATCATGTCCGGGTTGACAAAGCCTTCTTGCAACGTGAAGAGCGGATCTAG
- a CDS encoding endo-1,3(4)-beta-glucanase, with protein sequence MLNFIPIIAGLASLVSATSAPARPDLKLIWKDEFAGCQGCSPKTSNWNTALNINSNNELQTYSTSNKNIQLSGGDTLQLVPWKDGKGEWTSGRLESKKAFHADKNKALRVEASIRMGDSARKQGIWPAFWMLGDALRHGTGWPLCGEIDIFERVNGDLTGFGTVHCGHEGGGPCNEPEGLGQRVTIPDNEFHAWSVVIDRRAKSWQDEKITWLLDGAPFHSITGKTLNDEGTWATLAHSPMYILLNVAVGGTWPGNPNKATEAGYKNMMEVAYVAVYETTN encoded by the exons ATGCTCAACTTCATTCCCATCATCGCAGGCCTCGCCTCTCTGGTCTCAGCTACCAGCGCCCCAGCACGCCCCGATCTCAAACTCATCTGGAAAGACGAGTTTGCCGggtgtcaaggctgctcaCCAAAGACGAGCAACTGGAACactgctctcaacatcaactccAATAACGAACTCCAGACGTACTCCACCTCCAACAAGAACATCCAACTCTCCGGCGGTGACACCCTCCAGCTTGTTCCCTGGAAGGATGGGAAGGGCGAGTGGACTTCTGGACGTCTCGAGTCCAAGAAGGCTTTCCACGcagacaagaacaaagctCTTCGTGTAGAGGCTAGTATTCGCATGGGTGATTCAGCTCGTAAGCAGGGTATCTGGCCTGCCTTTTGGATGCTCGGCGATGCACTCCGCCACGGAACTGGATGGCCTCTTTGTGGCGAgatcgacatcttcgagaGAGTTAACGGCGACTTGACTGGCTTCGGTACTGTTCACTGTGGTCATGAGGGCGGTGGTCCTTGCAATGAGCCCGAGGGTCTTGGACAGCGGGTTACCATTCCGGATAACGAGTTCCATGCTTGGTCTGTGGTTATCGACCGACGGGCTAAGAGCTGgcaggatgagaagatcactTGGCTTCTCGATGGAGCGCCTTTCCACAGCATCACGGGCAAGACCCTCAACGATGAGGGAACTTGGGCTACTCTGGCTCATTCTCCAATGTACATTCTCCTCAACGTCGCCGTTGGCGGAACCTGGCCT GGTAACCCTAACAAGGCCACCGAAGCCGGCTACAAGAACATGATGGAGGTCGCCTATGTCGCCGTCTACGAAACCACAAACTAG
- a CDS encoding DNA-directed RNA polymerase II subunit RPB2, translated as MDDYENESDYDYGYDEGITPEDCWTVISSFFETKGLASQQTDSFDEFTQTMVQDLVNEYSTITLDQHNPPAPPGVNIALRRYEIKFGSVMVSRPSMSETDGTVTNLLPYECRDRNLTYAAPTYLKITKKVSVAVDKEVPLHEMDDEQQAEYKRTGENPTKLVWEVEEDAGSIKAEDEPSEMIFIGKMPIMVKSKICHLSSHSDEDLFMLNECPYDQGGYFVINGSEKVLIAQERSAANIVQVFKKAQPSPFTYTAEIRSALEKGSRLISSLTMKLYGKGDSARGGFGQTIQATLPFVKADLPVAIVFRALGVVSDEDILNHICYDRNDSQMLEMLRPCIEEAFCVQDREVALDFIGKRGNRDQASLGREKRVRVAKDILQKETLPHISQSEGSETRKAFFLGYMVHKLLQCALGRREPDDRDHFGKKRLDLAGPLLAKLFRGIIRRINTELSNYLKRCVESNRNFNLTVAIKPSTLSNGLKYSLATGNWGDQKKAASSTAGVSQVLNRYTFASTLSHLRRTNTPIGRDGKLAKPRQLHNTHWGLVCPAETPEGQACGLVKNLSLMCYVSVGSPAEPLIEFMINRGMEVVEEYEPTRYPHATKIFVNGSWVGVHADPKHLVNQVLDTRRKSYVQFEVSLVRDIRDREFKIFSDAGRVMRPVFTVHQEDDYENNITKGQLVLTKEHVNRLAQEQAEPPANPEDKFGWDGLIREGAVEYLDAEEEETAMICMTPEDLELYREQKNDEATLTEEEKRAKAEAEKREQEEDRNKRLKTKVNPTTHMYTHCEIHPSMILGICASIIPFPDHNQSPRNTYQSAMGKQAMGFFLTNYSRRMDTMANILYYPQKPLATTRSMEFLKFRELPAGQNAIVAIACYSGYNQEDSVIMNQSSIDRGLFRSLFFRSYSDQEKKVGLNYTEIFEKPFQQTTLRMKHGTYDKLDEDGIVAPGVRVSGEDIIIGKTAPIDQENQDLGTRTQSHQRRDISTPLRSTENGIVDQVILTVNADNVKYVKVRVRTTKIPQIGDKFASRHGQKGTIGVTYRQEDMPFSREGLTPDIIINPHAIPSRMTIAHLIECLLSKVSTLEGMEGDATPFTDVTVDSVSELLRKHGYQSRGFEVMYNGHTGRKLRAQVFFGPTYYQRLRHMVDDKIHARARGPVQIMTRQPVEGRARDGGLRFGEMERDCMIAHGAAAFLKERLFEVSDAFRVHVCEICGLMTPIANLSKQSFECRPCKNKTKIAQIHIPYAAKLLFQELQAMNIAARMFTNRSGVSNR; from the exons ATGGACGACTACGAGAACGAATCCGACTACGATTATGGCTACGATGAGGGTATCACTCCCGAGGACTGCTGGACCGTAATCTCGTCCTTCTTCGAGACAAAGGGCCTTGCATCGCAACAGACCGACTCCTTTGATGAGTTCACCCAGACAATGGTGCAGGATCTCGTCAACGAGTACTCCACCATCACCCTCGACCAGCACAACCCTCCTGCGCCTCCTGGAGTCAACATCGCTTTGCGACGATATGAGATCAAGTTTGGGAGCGTCATGGTGTCACGTCCCTCTATGAGCGAGACTGATGGAACTGTGACCAACCTCCTACCTTACGAATGTCGTGACCGCAACCTCACCTACGCCGCACCGACCTacctcaagatcaccaagaaaGTCTCCGTCGCAGTCGACAAGGAGGTCCCTTTGCACGAGATGGACGACGAGCAGCAGGCCGAGTACAAGCGAACCGGCGAAAACCCCACAAAGTTGGTTTGGGAagttgaggaggatgctggAAGCATAAaagctgaggatgagccCTCGGAGATGATCTTTATCGGAAAGATGCCCATCATGGTCAAGTCCAAGATTTGCCATCTGAGCAGCCATTCTGACGAAGACCTCTTCATGCTCAATGAATGTCCTTATGATCAGGGCGGTTACTTCGTTATCAACGGTAGTGAGAAGGTCCTGATCGCCCAGGAACGTTCTGCCGCCAACATCGTTCAAgtcttcaagaaggcccAACCTAGTCCTTTCACCTACACTGCTGAAATCCGCAGTGCTCTTGAGAAGGGTTCTCGTCTTATCTCTAGTCTTACGATGAAGCTCTACGGCAAGGGAGATTCCGCACGAGGTGGTTTTGGCCAGACTATCCAGGCTACTCTGCCTTTCGTAAAGGCAGATCTCCCTGTTGCTATCGTCTTCCgagctcttggtgttgtgtCCGATGAAGATATCTTGAATCACATTTGCTACGACCGCAACGATAGCCAGATGCTGGAAATGCTTCGCCCTTGTATTGAGGAGGCTTTCTGTGTCCAGGACCGAGAAGTTGCTCTTGACTTTATCGGAAAGCGTGGAAACAGAGATCAGGCTAGTCTCGGTCGCGAGAAGCGTGTTCGAGTTGCAAAGGATATTCTCCAGAAAGAGACCCTTCCTCACATCTCCCAGTCAGAGGGTAGTGAGACACGTAAGGCCTTCTTTTTGGGTTACATGGTGCACAAGCTTCTGCAGTGTGCTCTTGGACGTCGTGAGCCCGATGATCGCGATCACTTTGGCAAGAAGCGACTTGATTTGGCCGGCCCTCTACTGGCGAAGCTCTTCCGTGGTATCATTCGAAGGATAAACACTGAGCTCTCCAACTACCTCAAGCGATGTGTTGAGAGCAACCGAAACTTCAACTTGACTGTCGCCATCAAGCCATCAACGCTTTCCAATGGTCTCAAGTACTCTTTGGCCACTGGTAACTGGGGTGATCAGAAGAAGGCAGCAAGCTCGACAGCTGGTGTCTCTCAGGTGTTGAACAGATACACCTTTGCTTCTACCCTTTCACATTTGCGCCGAACCAATACTCCCATTGGACGAGATGGTAAATTGGCCAAGCCTCGACAGCTTCACAACACTCATTGGGGTTTGGTGTGTCCCGCCGAAACGCCTGAGGGTCAAGCTTGTGGTCTGGTCAAGAACTTGTCTCTGATGTGTTATGTCAGTGTCGGCTCTCCTGCCGAACCTCTCATTGAATTCATGATCAACAGAGGTATGGAAGTCGTTGAAGAGTACGAGCCGACAAGATATCCCCACGCTACAAAGATTTTCGTCAACGGTAGCTGGGTTGGTGTTCACGCCGACCCCAAGCATCTTGTGAATCAGGTTTTGGACACAAGACGAAAGTCGTACGTTCAATTCGAAGTATCACTTGTTCGTGATATCCGAGACCGCGAattcaagatcttctcagaTGCTGGTCGTGTCATGAGACCCGTCTTCACAGTCCACCAGGAGGATGACTATgagaacaacatcaccaaaggACAACTAGTGTTGACAAAGGAACATGTCAATAGGCTAGCCCAGGAGCAGGCAGAGCCACCGGCCAACCCCGAGGACAAGTTTGGATGGGATGGCTTGATTCGCGAAGGAGCTGTCGAGTATCTCGacgctgaggaagaagagacagCCATGATTTGCATGACGCCAGAGGATCTCGAACTTTACCGTGAacagaagaatgatgaagctaCACTcacggaagaagagaaacggGCCaaggcagaggcagagaagagggaacAGGAAGAGGACCGCAACAAGCGATTGAAGACAAAGGTCAACCCCACAACTCACATGTACACACATTGTGAGATTCACCCCAGTATGATTCTCGGTATTTGTGCCAGTATCATTCCTTTCCCCGATCACAACCAG TCTCCTCGTAACACCTACCAATCTGCTATGGGTAAACAAGCCATGGGtttcttcttgacaaatTACTCCCGCCGCATGGACACCATGGCCAACATTCTCTACTACCCTCAAAAGCCTCTCGCCACTACCCGATCCATGGAGTTCCTCAAGTTCCGTGAATTGCCAGCTGGTCAAAATGCCATTGTCGCAATTGCTTGCTACTCAGGTTACAACCAGGAAGATTCCGTCATTATGAACCAGAGTAGTATTGATCGAGGTCTGTTCCGAAGTCTGTTCTTCCGATCGTACTCAgatcaagagaagaaggtcggcCTTAACTACACTGAAATCTTTGAGAAGCCTTTCCAGCAGACAACACTTCGCATGAAGCATGGAACATacgacaagcttgatgaggatggtatCGTGGCACCTGGTGTCCGTGTGTCAGGTGAAGATATCATTATCGGCAAGACTGCACCCATCGACCAAGAAAACCAGGACCTTGGCACAAGAACTCAGTCGCATCAACGTCGTGATATCTCGACACCACTGCGAAGTACTGAGAACGGTAtcgttgatcaagtcattCTGACAGTCAACGCCGACAACGTCAAGTACGTCAAGGTTCGAGTGCGAACCACCAAGATTCCTCAAATTGGTGACAAGTTCGCTTCTCGTCACGGTCAAAAGGGTACAATCGGTGTTACATATCGACAGGAGGATATGCCTTTCAGCCGAGAAGGTCTTACTCCTGATATCATTATCAACCCTCACGCCATTCCGTCGCGAATGACAATTGCCCATTTGATTGAGTGTCTTCTTAGTAAGGTTTCAACGCTGGAAGGTATGGAGGGTGACGCTACACCATTCACTGATGTTACAGTCGATTCAGTCTCAGAACTTCTGAGGAAGCACGGCTACCAATCTCGAGGTTTCGAGGTCATGTACAATGGCCACACTGGACGAAAGCTGCGTGCCCAGGTGTTCTTCGGACCTACCTACTACCAGCGTCTCCGTCACATGGTGGACGACAAGATTCACGCTCGTGCTCGTGGACCAGTCCAGATCATGACCCGACAACCTGTCGAGGGTCGTGCTCGTGATGGTGGTCTCCGATTCGGAGAAATGGAACGTGATTGTATGATTGCTCATGGTGCCGCTGCTTTCCTGAAGGAGCGTCTGTTTGAGGTGTCGGATGCTTTCCGTGTCCACGTCTGCGAGATTTGTGGACTCATGACACCAATTGC AAACCTTTCCAAACAGTCATTCGAATGCCGACCttgcaagaacaagaccaagatcgCGCAAATCCATATTCCCTACGCTGCCAAGTTGCTCTTCCAGGAGCTGCAGGCCATGAACATCGCTGCAAGAATGTTTACCAACAGATCTGGAGTTTCAAACCGATAG
- a CDS encoding indoleamine 2,3-dioxygenase produces MLPSIPVLAEYGISPTHGFLPDTLPLTRLPDPYYNKWEAIAANLQALILSRRLRGVIDRLPVLSTIGLEHDAEWRRAYSLLGFMAHGYIWGGDSPSDRLPASISVPLLEISEHLEVPPVATYAAVCLWNFKPLFVDEDIDNLENLATLNTYTGALDESWFYLVSVAIEARGAPIIPLMLTAIAAARHGDSAAVTRCLRTFAERLTDLTNILQRMHESCDPTIFYHRIRPFLAGSKNMAEAGLPNGVIYEDGSGTEEYRQYSGGSNAQSSLIQFFDIILGIEHRPTGESRDPSSDTDRGRAANRHNFIMEMRRYMPGPHARFLNDVSNVANIREYVESHHSDKQLCLAYDACLAMLSAFRDKHIAIVTRYIINPSKQVRARSRSRSPEVTRNKLNLAVASRKNRENQKGTGGTALIPFLKQARDETGEPAVEEWTRRFMKRKMQTEGRNDFFLGKTLQDDVSLTEDVEIKGLAGSWTMDDEIGGICQY; encoded by the coding sequence ATGCTTCCCTCTATCCCAGTTCTAGCCGAGTATGGTATCTCGCCAACTCACGGCTTCCTCCCGGATACTCTTCCCTTAACCCGTCTCCCGGATCCTTACTACAACAAATGGGAAGCCATCGCCGCAAACCTCCAGGCTCTTATTCTCAGCCGCAGACTTCGCGGTGTTATCGACAGATTACCCGTTCTGTCGACAATCGGTCTTGAGCATGACGCTGAGTGGCGACGTGCCTATTCGCTGCTAGGCTTCATGGCCCATGGATATATCTGGGGTGGTGATTCACCGTCAGATAGACTTCCTGCATCTATCTCTGTTCCTCTGTTGGAGATCTCGGAGCATCTGGAGGTACCGCCTGTTGCGACGTATGCTGCTGTTTGTCTCTGGAACTTTAAACCCCTctttgttgacgaggataTCGATAACCTTGAGAATCTCGCCACTCTAAACACATATACTGGAGCTCTTGATGAGTCGTGGTTTTATCTTGTTTCAGTCGCTATCGAGGCTCGTGGCGCGCCGATTATTCCTTTAATGCTGACggctattgctgctgctcgccATGGAGACAGTGCTGCTGTTACGCGCTGTCTGCGCACTTTCGCAGAGCGCCTCACAGACTTGACGAATATTCTTCAGAGGATGCACGAGAGTTGCGATCCCACCATCTTTTATCACCGAATCAGACCTTTCCTTGCTGGAAGCAAGAACATGGCAGAGGCTGGCCTCCCCAATGGTGTCATTTACGAAGATGGTTCCGGCACTGAGGAATACCGACAATACAGCGGTGGCAGCAACGCTCAGAGCAGTTTGATTCAATTCTTCGATATCATTCTTGGAATCGAGCACCGTCCAACAGGCGAGTCTCGCGATCCTTCTTCAGACACCGATCGAGGCCGTGCTGCGAACCGAcacaacttcatcatggagatgaGACGCTACATGCCCGGTCCTCACGCCCGCTTCCTCAACGACGTATCCAACGTCGCCAACATTCGCGAGTACGTCGAATCCCACCACTCAGACAAACAACTCTGCCTCGCCTACGACGCCTGTCTCGCCATGCTAAGCGCCTTCCGCGACAAGCACATCGCCATCGTGACACgctacatcatcaacccgTCCAAGCAAGTCCGCGCGCGCAGCCGCTCCCGCAGTCCCGAAGTGACCcgcaacaagctcaacctcgcgGTCGCATCGCGCAAGAACAGGGAGAATCAGAAGGGCACGGGCGGCACGGCTCTTATTCCGTTCTTGAAGCAGGCGAGGGATGAGACGGGTGAGCCGGCGGTTGAGGAGTGGACGAGGCGGTttatgaagaggaagatgcagaCGGAGGGGCGGAATGATTTCTTCCTGGGGAAGACGTTGCAGGATGATGTTAGTCTGACGGAGGATGTGGAGATTAAAGGCCTCGCTGGGTCGTGGACtatggatgatgagattggcGGTATTTGCCAGTATTAG
- a CDS encoding endoglucanase type K, producing the protein MRSYTLLALAGPLAVSAASGSGHSTRYWDCCKPSCSWSGKAAVNAPALTCDKNDNPISNTNAVNGCEGGGSAYACTNYSPWAVNDELAYGFAATKLSGGSEASWCCACYALTFTTGPVKGKKMIVQSTNTGGDLGDNHFDLMMPGGGVGIFDGCTSEFGKALGGAQYGGISSRSECDSFPELLKDGCHWRFDWFENADNPDFTFEQVQCPKALLDISGCKRDDDSSFPAFKGDTSASKPQASSSAKKTTSAAAAAQPQKTKDSAPVVQKSSTKTAAQPEPTKPAEKPTSTKPAAKPQTDKPVATKPAATKPAQPINKPKTTQKVRGTKTRGSCPAKTDATAKASVVPAYYQCGGSKSAYPNGNLACATGSKCVKQNEYYSQCVPN; encoded by the exons ATGCGATCTTACACTCTTCTCGCCCTGGCCGGCCCTCTCGCCGTGAGTGCTGCTTCTGGAAGCGGCCACTCTACTCGATACTGGGATTGCTGCAagccttcttgctcttggagTGGAAAGGCTGCTGTCAATGCCCCTGCTTTGACTTGTGACAAGAACGACAaccccatctccaacaccaacgccgTCAACGGTTGTGAGGGCGGTGGTTCTGCTTATGCTTGCACCAATTACTCTCCTTGGGCTGTCAACGATGAGCTTGCCTATGGTTTCGCTGCTACCAAGCTCTCCGGTGGCTCCGAGGCCAGCTGGTGCTGTGCTTGCTATGC TTTGACCTTCACTACTGGTCccgtcaagggcaagaagatgatcGTCCAGTCCACCAACACTGGAGGTGACCTCGGCGACAACCACTTCGATCTCATGATGCCCGGCGGTGGTGTCGGTATCTTCGACGGCTGCACCTCTGAGTTCGGCAAGGCTCTCGGCGGTGCTCAGTACGGCGGTATCTCCTCCCGAAGCGAGTGTGATAGTTTCCccgaacttctcaaggacgGCTGCCACTGGCGATTCGACTGGTTCGAGAACGCCGACAACCCTGACTTCACCTTCGAGCAGGTCCAGTGCCCCAAGGCTCTCCTCGACATCAGTGGATGCAAGCGTGACGACGACTCCAGCTTCCCTGCCTTCAAGGGTGATACCTCGGCCAGCAAGCCCCAGGCCTCCAGCTCCGCTAAGAAGACCACCtccgctgctgctgccgctcaGCCccagaagaccaaggatTCCGCCCCTGTTGTCCAGAAGTCCTCCACCAAGACTGCCGCTCAGCCCGAGCCCACTAAGCCCGCCGAGAAGCCCACCTCTACCAAGCCCGCTGCGAAGCCTCAGACCGACAAGCCCGTCGCCACCAAGCCTGCTGCCACCAAGCCCGCTCAGCCTatcaacaagcccaagacaacCCAGAAGGTCCGTGGAACCAAAACCCGAGGAAGCTGCCCGGCCAAGACTGACGCTACCGCCAAGGCGTCTGTTGTCCCTGCTTATTACCAGTGTGGCGGTTCCAAGTCCGCTTATCCCAACGGCAACCTCGCTTGCGCTACTGGAAGCAAGTGTGTCAAGCAGAACGAGTACTACTCTCAATGCGTCCCCAACTAA
- a CDS encoding V-type ATPase, G subunit produces the protein MSAQNSAGIQQLLNAEQDASKIVQKAREYRTKRVREARDEAKQEIADYKAKKEEEYKKFEAEHSKGNEQAEAEANQEAEKQIKSIQEAGKKGQAQVIKNLLSAVFDVNPVPPNKS, from the exons ATG TCTGCCCAGAACTCAGCTGGTATTCAACAGCTGCTCAAC GCTGAGCAAGATGCTTCCAAGATTGTCCAGAAAG CCCGAGAAT ACCGTACCAAGCGCGTCAGGGAAGCTCGCGATGAGGCCAAGCAAGAGATAGCCGActacaaggccaagaaggaagaagaatatAAGAAATTCGAGGCCGAG CACAGCAAGGGTAACGAGCAAGCCGAGGCCGAAGCCAACCAGGAAGCCGAGAAGCAAATCAAGAGCATCCAGgaggctggcaagaagggACAAGCtcaggtcatcaagaacctcctcAGCGCCGTCTTCGACGTCAACCCCGTCCCCCCAAACAAGTCCTGA
- a CDS encoding endoglucanase type K: protein MRSYTLLALAGPLAVSAASGSGHSTRYWDCCKPSCSWSGKAAVNAPALTCDKNDNPISNTNAVNGCEGGGSAYACTNYSPWAVNDELAYGFAATKLSGGSEASWCCACYALTFTTGPVKGKKMIVQSTNTGGDLGDNHFDLMMPGGGVGIFDGCTSEFGKALGGAQYGGISSRSECDSFPELLKDGCHWRFDWFENADNPDFTFEQVQCPKALLDISGCKRDDDSSFPAFKGDTSASKPQASSSAKKTTSAAAAAQPQKTKDSAPVVQKSSTKTAAQPEPTKPAEKPTSTKPAAKPQTDKPVATKPAATKPAQPINKPKTTQKASVVPAYYQCGGSKSAYPNGNLACATGSKCVKQNEYYSQCVPN, encoded by the exons ATGCGATCTTACACTCTTCTCGCCCTGGCCGGCCCTCTCGCCGTGAGTGCTGCTTCTGGAAGCGGCCACTCTACTCGATACTGGGATTGCTGCAagccttcttgctcttggagTGGAAAGGCTGCTGTCAATGCCCCTGCTTTGACTTGTGACAAGAACGACAaccccatctccaacaccaacgccgTCAACGGTTGTGAGGGCGGTGGTTCTGCTTATGCTTGCACCAATTACTCTCCTTGGGCTGTCAACGATGAGCTTGCCTATGGTTTCGCTGCTACCAAGCTCTCCGGTGGCTCCGAGGCCAGCTGGTGCTGTGCTTGCTATGC TTTGACCTTCACTACTGGTCccgtcaagggcaagaagatgatcGTCCAGTCCACCAACACTGGAGGTGACCTCGGCGACAACCACTTCGATCTCATGATGCCCGGCGGTGGTGTCGGTATCTTCGACGGCTGCACCTCTGAGTTCGGCAAGGCTCTCGGCGGTGCTCAGTACGGCGGTATCTCCTCCCGAAGCGAGTGTGATAGTTTCCccgaacttctcaaggacgGCTGCCACTGGCGATTCGACTGGTTCGAGAACGCCGACAACCCTGACTTCACCTTCGAGCAGGTCCAGTGCCCCAAGGCTCTCCTCGACATCAGTGGATGCAAGCGTGACGACGACTCCAGCTTCCCTGCCTTCAAGGGTGATACCTCGGCCAGCAAGCCCCAGGCCTCCAGCTCCGCTAAGAAGACCACCtccgctgctgctgccgctcaGCCccagaagaccaaggatTCCGCCCCTGTTGTCCAGAAGTCCTCCACCAAGACTGCCGCTCAGCCCGAGCCCACTAAGCCCGCCGAGAAGCCCACCTCTACCAAGCCCGCTGCGAAGCCTCAGACCGACAAGCCCGTCGCCACCAAGCCTGCTGCCACCAAGCCCGCTCAGCCTatcaacaagcccaagacaacCCAGAAG GCGTCTGTTGTCCCTGCTTATTACCAGTGTGGCGGTTCCAAGTCCGCTTATCCCAACGGCAACCTCGCTTGCGCTACTGGAAGCAAGTGTGTCAAGCAGAACGAGTACTACTCTCAATGCGTCCCCAACTAA
- a CDS encoding cellular nucleic acid-binding protein has protein sequence MSSLSRRACYKCGNVGHYAEVCSSAERLCYNCKQPGHESNGCPLPRTTEAKQCYHCQGLGHVQADCPTLRLSGTGTSGRCYNCGQPGHLARACPNPVGPTMGRGAPMGRGGFPGGYGRGGFAGGPRPATCYKCGGPNHFARDCQAQAMKCYACGKLGHISRDCTAPNGGPLNTAGKTCYQCGEAGHISRDCPQKNAPGVGEIPQEVDIGSVPAPPVASIAPVA, from the exons ATGTCTTCCCTCTCTCGACGTGCTTGCTACAAGTGTGGCAATGTTGGCCATTACGCTGAGGTCTGCTCTTCTGCTGAGCGTCTCTGCTACAACTGCAAGCAGCCCG GCCACGAGTCCAACGGATGCCCTCTTCCCCGAACCACCGAGGCCAAGCAGTGCTACCACTGCCAGGGTCTTGGTCACGTCCAGGCTGACTGCCCTACCCTCCGCCTGAGCGGCACTGGCACTAGCGGCCGCTGCTACAACTGTGGCCAACCCGGTCACCTTGCT CGCGCCTGCCCCAACCCTGTTGGTCCTACTATGGGCCGTGGTGCTCCCATGGGTCGTGGTGGCTTCCCCGGTGGTTACGGCCGTGGTGGTTTCGCTGGTGGTCCTCGCCCTGCCACTTGCTACAAGTGTGGTGGTCCCAACCACTTTGCTCGTGATTGCCAGGCTCAGGCCATGAAGTGCTATGCCTGCGGCAAGCTCGGTCACATCTCTCGGGATTGCACTGCTCCTAACGGCGGTCCTCTCAACACTGCTGGCAAGACTTGTTATCAGTGCGGTGAGGCTGGACACATCTCTCGTGACTGCCCTCAGAAGAACGCTCCCGGTGTTGGCGAGATTCCTCAGGAGGTTGATATTGGCAGCGTTCCTGCTCCTCCCGTTGCTTCTATCGCTCCCGTGGCTTAA